A genomic window from Populus nigra chromosome 7, ddPopNigr1.1, whole genome shotgun sequence includes:
- the LOC133699976 gene encoding ferric reduction oxidase 4-like isoform X1, whose amino-acid sequence MSSMTVFRLIFLVVFLGWLVVWIMLPTKLYKNTWTPKLNSKLNSTYFSGQGTNLLLLSFPMMFIAALGCIYLHAKKQQRSSYSKSVVTSNRLSFLRRPALVMAPLGIVTAMELAFVAMFIALLIWSLGNYLYVSFGHLHIHKQGEKVWQAKFRSVSLRLGYVGNICWAFLFFPVTRGSSILPLVGLASESSIKYHIWLGHLSMILFAAHTVGFVIYWAMTNQMAAMLEWGKTWVSNVAGEIAAVLALAMWVTSSYRIRRKMFEVFFYTHQLYILYIVFYVLHVGAAYFCMVLPGIFLFVIDRYMRFLQSQRRARLDSARVLPCGSVELTFSKSPGLYYNPTSILFLNVPTISKLQWHPFTITSSCNMDQDKLSVAVKRLGNWSQKLCQEISSSVDRLEVSVEGPYGPNSSHFLRHELLVLVSGGSGITPFISIIREIMFESTKPNYQVPRVLLVCAFKNSADLAMLDLLLPINDTPANISQVQLQIEAYITREEEQPIADNQKHIQTIWFKPNQLDSPICAGLGQNNWLWLGAIIASSFIMFLLILGIVTRYYIYPIDHNTEEIYHFSYFVLWDMFLLCACIFLASSAVFLFRKKENTIEGKQIQNLEVPTPTPSPGSWFRNADRELESLPHRSLVQATKVHFCARPDLKRILFDCKASDVGVLACGPRKMRHEVAKICSSGMADNLHFESISFNW is encoded by the exons ATGAGCAGCATGACAGTCTTCAGGCTAATCTTCCTTGTGGTGTTTCTTGGATGGCTCGTGGTTTGGATTATGTTGCCAACGAAGTTGTACAAAAATACATGGACTCCCAAGCTAAACAGCAAGCTTAATTCAACGTATTTTTCAGGACAAG GCACTAATCTACTGCTCCTTTCATTCCCGATGATGTTCATTGCTGCCTTAGGATGCATTTATCTCCATGCTAAGAAGCAGCAGAGAAGTTCATACTCCaaaag TGTTGTTACAAGCAATCGTTTGTCCTTCTTAAGACGTCCGGCTCTCGTGATGGCTCCTCTTGGAATTGTTACTGCAATGGAGCTTgcttttgtagccatgtttatTGCACTCTTGATCTGGTCTCTTGGAAACTACTTGTATGTCAGTTTTGGTCATCTCCACATACATAAACAAGGGGAGAAAGT GTGGCAAGCAAAGTTTCGCAGTGTATCGTTGCGACTTGGATATGTTGGAAACATATGCTGggcttttctcttctttcctgTAACTCGAGGATCTTCAATTCTGCCTCTTGTTGGACTTGCCTCTGAGTCCAGTATCAAGTATCATATCTGGCTTGGTCATCTTTCGATGATTCTTTTTGCTGCACATACTGTAGGTTTCGTCATATACTGGGCAATGACTAATCAAATGGCTGCG ATGCTGGAATGGGGCAAAACCTGGGTATCAAATGTTGCTGGAGAGATTGCAGCTGTACTTGCATTAGCAATGTGGGTGACTAGCTCTTACCGTATTCGGCGTAAAATGTTTGAGGTTTTCTTCTACACCCACCAGCTATACATTCTCTACATAGTCTTCTATGTATTGCATGTTGGTGCTGCCTACTTCTGCATGGTCTTGCCTGGGATCTTCCTCTTCGTCATCGACCGATACATGAGATTCTTACAGTCACAGCGACGGGCTAGATTAGACTCCGCACGTGTCTTACCATGTGGTAGTGTTGAATTGACCTTCTCCAAGAGTCCAG GGCTGTATTATAATCCAACAAGCATATTATTCCTAAATGTGCCTACCATTTCGAAACTACAATGGCATCCTTTTACTATTACTTCAAGCTGCAATATGGATCAAGATAAGCTTAGTGTAGCTGTCAAAAGACTGGGAAATTGGTCCCAAAAGCTTTGCCAAGAAATTTCTTCTTCCGTGGATCGTCTTGAAGTTTCTGTAGAAGGACCATATGGACCTAATTCATCTCATTTTCTAAG GCATGAACTACTGGTTTTGGTGAGTGGAGGTAGTGGCATCACTCCATTTATCTCCATAATCCGCGAGATCATGTTCGAAAGCACGAAACCGAACTATCAAGTTCCTCGAGTCCTTCTTGTTTGTGCATTCAAGAACTCAGCTGATCTTGCCATGCTAGACCTTCTGCTCCCAATCAATGACACACCTGCAAACATTTCTCAAGTGCAGCTGCAAATTGAAGCCTATATCACGAGGGAGGAAGAGCAGCCTATTGCAGATAACCAAAAGCATATCCAAACCATTTGGTTTAAGCCAAATCAATTGGACTCGCCGATTTGCGCAGGTCTAGGCCAGAACAATTGGCTATGGCTTGGTGCAATAATTGCATCATCATTTATCATGTTCCTTCTCATACTAGGCATTGTCACTCGTTACTATATTTACCCCATTGACCACAACACTGAGGAGATATACCATTTTTCCTACTTTGTACTCTGGGACATGTTTTTGCTCTGTGCCTGTATTTTCTTAGCTTCTAGTGCAGTCTTTCTTTTCCGCAAGAAAGAGAATACCATAGAAGGGAAGCAAATTCAGAACCTGGAAGTTCCAACTCCAACACCATCACCGGGTTCATGGTTTCGCAACGCAGATAGAGAGCTCGAAAGCCTTCCTCATCGGTCACTTGTTCAAGCTACCAAGGTGCATTTTTGTGCAAGGCCTGATCTCAAGA GAATTTTGTTCGATTGCAAAGCCTCGGATGTTGGAGTCCTGGCTTGTGGGCCAAGGAAAATGAGGCACGAGGTTGCCAAGATTTGTTCATCTGGCATGGCAGATAACTTGCACTTTGAGTCCATCAGCTTCAACTGGTGA
- the LOC133699976 gene encoding ferric reduction oxidase 4-like isoform X2, producing the protein MSSMTVFRLIFLVVFLGWLVVWIMLPTKLYKNTWTPKLNSKLNSTYFSGQGTNLLLLSFPMMFIAALGCIYLHAKKQQRSSYSKSVVTSNRLSFLRRPALVMAPLGIVTAMELAFVAMFIALLIWSLGNYLYVSFGHLHIHKQGEKVWQAKFRSVSLRLGYVGNICWAFLFFPVTRGSSILPLVGLASESSIKYHIWLGHLSMILFAAHTMLEWGKTWVSNVAGEIAAVLALAMWVTSSYRIRRKMFEVFFYTHQLYILYIVFYVLHVGAAYFCMVLPGIFLFVIDRYMRFLQSQRRARLDSARVLPCGSVELTFSKSPGLYYNPTSILFLNVPTISKLQWHPFTITSSCNMDQDKLSVAVKRLGNWSQKLCQEISSSVDRLEVSVEGPYGPNSSHFLRHELLVLVSGGSGITPFISIIREIMFESTKPNYQVPRVLLVCAFKNSADLAMLDLLLPINDTPANISQVQLQIEAYITREEEQPIADNQKHIQTIWFKPNQLDSPICAGLGQNNWLWLGAIIASSFIMFLLILGIVTRYYIYPIDHNTEEIYHFSYFVLWDMFLLCACIFLASSAVFLFRKKENTIEGKQIQNLEVPTPTPSPGSWFRNADRELESLPHRSLVQATKVHFCARPDLKRILFDCKASDVGVLACGPRKMRHEVAKICSSGMADNLHFESISFNW; encoded by the exons ATGAGCAGCATGACAGTCTTCAGGCTAATCTTCCTTGTGGTGTTTCTTGGATGGCTCGTGGTTTGGATTATGTTGCCAACGAAGTTGTACAAAAATACATGGACTCCCAAGCTAAACAGCAAGCTTAATTCAACGTATTTTTCAGGACAAG GCACTAATCTACTGCTCCTTTCATTCCCGATGATGTTCATTGCTGCCTTAGGATGCATTTATCTCCATGCTAAGAAGCAGCAGAGAAGTTCATACTCCaaaag TGTTGTTACAAGCAATCGTTTGTCCTTCTTAAGACGTCCGGCTCTCGTGATGGCTCCTCTTGGAATTGTTACTGCAATGGAGCTTgcttttgtagccatgtttatTGCACTCTTGATCTGGTCTCTTGGAAACTACTTGTATGTCAGTTTTGGTCATCTCCACATACATAAACAAGGGGAGAAAGT GTGGCAAGCAAAGTTTCGCAGTGTATCGTTGCGACTTGGATATGTTGGAAACATATGCTGggcttttctcttctttcctgTAACTCGAGGATCTTCAATTCTGCCTCTTGTTGGACTTGCCTCTGAGTCCAGTATCAAGTATCATATCTGGCTTGGTCATCTTTCGATGATTCTTTTTGCTGCACATACT ATGCTGGAATGGGGCAAAACCTGGGTATCAAATGTTGCTGGAGAGATTGCAGCTGTACTTGCATTAGCAATGTGGGTGACTAGCTCTTACCGTATTCGGCGTAAAATGTTTGAGGTTTTCTTCTACACCCACCAGCTATACATTCTCTACATAGTCTTCTATGTATTGCATGTTGGTGCTGCCTACTTCTGCATGGTCTTGCCTGGGATCTTCCTCTTCGTCATCGACCGATACATGAGATTCTTACAGTCACAGCGACGGGCTAGATTAGACTCCGCACGTGTCTTACCATGTGGTAGTGTTGAATTGACCTTCTCCAAGAGTCCAG GGCTGTATTATAATCCAACAAGCATATTATTCCTAAATGTGCCTACCATTTCGAAACTACAATGGCATCCTTTTACTATTACTTCAAGCTGCAATATGGATCAAGATAAGCTTAGTGTAGCTGTCAAAAGACTGGGAAATTGGTCCCAAAAGCTTTGCCAAGAAATTTCTTCTTCCGTGGATCGTCTTGAAGTTTCTGTAGAAGGACCATATGGACCTAATTCATCTCATTTTCTAAG GCATGAACTACTGGTTTTGGTGAGTGGAGGTAGTGGCATCACTCCATTTATCTCCATAATCCGCGAGATCATGTTCGAAAGCACGAAACCGAACTATCAAGTTCCTCGAGTCCTTCTTGTTTGTGCATTCAAGAACTCAGCTGATCTTGCCATGCTAGACCTTCTGCTCCCAATCAATGACACACCTGCAAACATTTCTCAAGTGCAGCTGCAAATTGAAGCCTATATCACGAGGGAGGAAGAGCAGCCTATTGCAGATAACCAAAAGCATATCCAAACCATTTGGTTTAAGCCAAATCAATTGGACTCGCCGATTTGCGCAGGTCTAGGCCAGAACAATTGGCTATGGCTTGGTGCAATAATTGCATCATCATTTATCATGTTCCTTCTCATACTAGGCATTGTCACTCGTTACTATATTTACCCCATTGACCACAACACTGAGGAGATATACCATTTTTCCTACTTTGTACTCTGGGACATGTTTTTGCTCTGTGCCTGTATTTTCTTAGCTTCTAGTGCAGTCTTTCTTTTCCGCAAGAAAGAGAATACCATAGAAGGGAAGCAAATTCAGAACCTGGAAGTTCCAACTCCAACACCATCACCGGGTTCATGGTTTCGCAACGCAGATAGAGAGCTCGAAAGCCTTCCTCATCGGTCACTTGTTCAAGCTACCAAGGTGCATTTTTGTGCAAGGCCTGATCTCAAGA GAATTTTGTTCGATTGCAAAGCCTCGGATGTTGGAGTCCTGGCTTGTGGGCCAAGGAAAATGAGGCACGAGGTTGCCAAGATTTGTTCATCTGGCATGGCAGATAACTTGCACTTTGAGTCCATCAGCTTCAACTGGTGA
- the LOC133699975 gene encoding ferric reduction oxidase 2-like gives MGSGPSGAAMKLVAAVMTFLSMVVFLGYMMIWSMKSTNTFYLHWWPDVLKKTSSTYLGEQGTTTLIYSFPILFIATIGSLYLHLEKKYDHDHSTRFISRIILLKRPVITKGPLGIVSWTELTFLAMLVALLVWSMYSYTHNMFAFAALEAAQEKFQVWEVKLRSAALSLGLAGNTCLAFLFFPVTRGSSILQFVGLTSEASIKYHIWLGNITMVIFTAHGLSYITYWSHTHQISQMLKWDKFVVANVAGEIALLAGLVMWATSLGRIRRKLFELFYYSHHLYIVFVIFYVFHVGFAESCLILPGFYLFLIDRYLRSLQSQQKVRSVAARILPCETVELNFSKSSGLSYAPTSIAFINVPSISRIQWHPFTVTSNSNMDSDKLSIVIKREGSWSHKLYQILSSPSPTNRLEVAIEGPYGPPSTNFTRYERLVLVSGGSGITPFISIIREIIFKSNTTSSKTPRIHLICAFKKYVDLTVLDLLLPVSGTTLDLSRLQLQIEAYITRETESKTENQNSIRTILFKPNPSDRPVSAVLGPNSWLWLGAIISSSFIIFLILIGLLTRFYIYPIDHNTNMKYPVPASSAFNMLFVCIAITIAASAAFLWNKRENAEETSQIRTTDMSTPAPSPTSLVYETELESLPHQSLRQATTVHLGQRPNLKKILSKYKEEKVGVYVSGPRTMRQEVAAICSSFSADNLHFESISFSW, from the exons ATGGGTTCTGGACCTTCTGGTGCAGCAATGAAGCTGGTTGCAGCGGTGATGACGTTTTTGTCAATGGTGGTTTTTCTGGGATACATGATGATTTGGTCTATGAAGTCTACTAATACCTTTTACTTGCATTGGTGGCCTGATGTTCTGAAAAAAACAAGTTCCACTTATCTTGGAGAACAAG GCACAACCACACTGATTTATTCATTTCCTATCCTCTTCATTGCTACCATTGGCTCCTTGTACCTTCATCTGGAGAAGAAGTATGATCATGATCATAGCACCAG GTTCATTTCTCGGATTATCTTGTTGAAACGGCCGGTGATAACGAAAGGTCCACTGGGGATTGTTTCTTGGACAGAGCTTACATTTCTGGCCATGTTAGTTGCATTGCTGGTTTGGTCCATGTATTCTTATACGCATAATATGTTTGCATTTGCTGCCCTGGAAGCTGCTCAAGAAAAATTTCAAGT GTGGGAAGTTAAGTTGCGAAGTGCAGCTCTGAGTCTAGGGCTTGCAGGGAACACCTGCCTGGCCTTTCTCTTCTTTCCAGTGACTAGAGGGTCTTCAATTTTGCAGTTTGTTGGCCTGACCTCAGAGGCAAGCATCAAGTACCATATATGGCTAGGGAATATTACTATGGTCATCTTCACAGCTCATGGTCTAAGCTACATCACTTATTGGTCCCATACACATCAAATTTCACAG ATGCTCAAATGGGACAAGTTCGTGGTTGCCAATGTGGCTGGAGAAATAGCTTTGCTTGCTGGATTGGTGATGTGGGCGACCAGTTTGGGACGCATAAGGCGAAAGCTTTTCGAGCTCTTCTACTATAGTCATCATCTCTACATTGTCTTTGTTATCTTCTATGTTTTCCATGTTGGTTTTGCTGAATCTTGCCTCATTCTTCCTGGTTTCTACCTCTTCTTGATCGATCGATATTTGAGATCCTTACAATCTCAGCAAAAAGTTCGCTCTGTCGCAGCACGCATTTTACCTTGCGAAACAGTAGAGTTGAACTTCTCCAAGAGTTCAG GGTTGAGCTATGCACCAACAAGCATTGCGTTTATAAATGTGCCTAGCATTTCCAGGATACAGTGGCATCCCTTTACTGTTACCTCCAACAGCAATATGGATTCTGATAAGCTAAGTATTGTCATCAAACGCGAAGGAAGTTGGTCTCATAAGTTGTATCAGATTTTGTCCTCCCCTTCTCCTACTAACCGACTTGAGGTCGCCATCGAAGGACCCTATGGACCTCCTTCAACCAATTTTACGAG GTATGAGAGGCTAGTACTGGTGAGCGGTGGAAGCGGCATAACTCCTTTCATCTCCATCATCCGCGAGATCATCTTTAAATCCAACACAACAAGCAGCAAGACTCCAAGGATTCACCTCATATGTGCTTTCAAGAAATATGTCGATCTCACCGTGCTTGACCTTCTTCTCCCAGTTTCTGGCACCACTCTTGACCTATCTCGGTTACAGCTACAAATTGAAGCCTACATAACCCGAGAGACAGAGTCAAAAACAGAGAACCAGAATTCTATCAGAACAATATTGTTCAAGCCTAATCCATCAGATAGACCAGTTTCTGCAGTGTTAGGACCTAACAGCTGGCTGTGGCTCGGGGCGATAATCTCATCTTCTTTCATCATTTTCCTTATCTTGATTGGCCTTCTCACACGATTCTACATATACCCAATCGACCACAATACCAACATGAAGTATCCTGTCCCAGCAAGTTCAGCTTTCAACATGTTATTTGTGTGTATAGCCATAACAATAGCTGCCTCTGCAGCTTTTCTGTGGAACAAAAGAGAGAATGCTGAGGAAACAAGCCAGATTCGAACCACGGATATGTCAACACCGGCACCATCACCCACTTCATTGGTGTACGAAACAGAACTGGAAAGCCTTCCTCACCAATCTCTTCGCCAAGCCACCACAGTGCATCTAGGTCAAAGGCCAAATCTGAAAA AAATATTATCAAAGTACAAGGAAGAAAAGGTAGGAGTTTATGTTAGCGGGCCAAGGACGATGAGGCAAGAAGTGGCAGCAATTTGTTCATCTTTTTCGGCAGATAATCTTCATTTTGAGTCTATCAGCTTCAGCTGGTGA